GGACCAGCCCATCGCCGACAACCGCAGCGATGCGGGGCGCGCACGCAACCGGCGCATCGCCTACCAGCTGCTGGAATGAGCCACCGCCGACTGTAGAGTCGAGCACGGCTCGACTCTACAAAAAACCGGCGGCCTTCAATCCAGGAACCTGGCCGCCTGTTCCGGGGTCGGCAGGTAGCAGGCGTCATGCCGGCCGAACCAGCGATAACGGTTGCGCGCCAGAGCGCGGTACGCCACGTCGCGCACACGGCGCGGCAGCACGCGCAGCAGGCCCGCCACGCGCCACACGCCGCCCAGACCCGTCAGCACGCGCAGGATCGCGTCCGTGTCGCTCCAAGCGCCCTGCGCATCCACCAGCAGGAAGGACAGGGGATCGTGCGGGTCCAGCCCGTTGGCACGCAGCAGCGCACTGCCCTGCGCACCCTGCATCGCCGCGAAGCGGTAGCGCCCCTGGCGGTCGAAGCGCAGCAGGAAACGCACCCAGCGGCTGCAGAGCGCGCAGACGCCATCGAAGACGATCACGGCCGAGGGATGGGGGTCAGAGGCTGCGCCAGCCATGGGGTCGGATCCCTTTTCGGCAGAAAAGGGCTCTGACCCCGCTCCGGTCATGGGGTCGGATCCCTTCCCGCCAGGGAAGGGCTCTGACCCCAGAGCACCGCCAGTCGGCTTCATGCCATCCACACCAGCGTGGCCATCCGCCCGGTGCGGCGGTCGCGGCGGTGCGAGTACAGGTCCGGGTCGGCCATGGTCGACACCGTGCCGCCGTGGATGTTCCCCGCATCCAGCCCGGCGGCCTGCAGCCGCTGCCGGGCCAGCGCAAACAGGTCCACCTTCCAGTGCCCCTCACGGGTGGCGATGAAGGCCGCAGCCGCGCCGGGGTCGTGGCCGACGAAGGCGTGGTAGACCTCTTCGCCAATCTCATAGTCCTGCGGGCCGGCCGCCGGGCCCAGCCAGGCGCGCAGCTGCGCGGGCGGGGTGTTCATGGCGGCCACCGTGTGTTCCAGCATGCCGTCAGCCAGGCCACGCCAGCCAGCATGCGCCGCGCCGATTTCGCTGCCGTCCGCCGCGGCGAACACCACCGGCAGGCAGTCGGCGGTGAGGATGGCCAGCACCACGCCGCGCACTGAGGTCACTGCGGCATCGGCCACCGGTTCGCTGGCACCGGCCACCGGCGCCGCGTCGAAACGCAGCACGGTGGTGCCGTGCACCTGGCGCAGCCAGTGCGGCGCCGAGGGCAGCGCCAGGCCCTGCTGCAGCAGCTGCCGGTTGTGCTCGACGTTGGCCGGGGTATCGCCATCGGCCGCGTGCCGGTTGCCCAGGTTGAACTGCGCGAACGGCGCCGGCGAGATGCCCGCGCCGTGCCGACGCGTGGTCAGCGCGTGGACGCCCGGGGGCGCCGGCCAGTCGGCCTGCAGCAGCGGCAGCGCGGCGTCCATCACCAGCGGTCCCGCTCGCGCTCGGCGAAGGCCGCGCTGTCCTCGCGCAGCACCTTCATCAGCTGCAGCATGTCCGCCGGCACCGGCGCCGTATTGCGTACCTGCTCACCGGTGATCGGGTGCACGAACTCCAGGGTCTCCGCGTGCAGGGCCTGGCGCTTGAAGCCGCGCAGGGCCGCGACCAGTTCATCGCTGGCGCCCTTGGGCAGCTTCAGCGCGCCGCCGTACAGCGGGTCGCCGATGATCGGGTGGCGGATGTGCGCCATGTGCACGCGGATCTGGTGCGTGCGGCCGGTTTCCAGGCGGCATTCCAGCGCGGTGTGCGCACGGAAACGCTCGCGCAGGCGGTAATGGGTGATCGCTTCCTTGCCGTCCTCGCGCACGCCCATCTTCAGGCGGTCGCGCGGGTGGCGGTCGATCGGGGCATCGGCGGTACCGCCCGCCACCATCGCGCCCATCACGATGGCCAGGTACTGGCGGTGCACGTCACGCGCGGCCAGCTGCTCGACCAGCGCGGTCTGCGCTTCCAGGGTGCGCGCCACGACCATCACGCCGCTGGTGTCCTTGTCCAGGCGGTGCACGATGCCCGCGCGCGGCAGCACCGCCACCGACGGGTCGCGGTACAGCAGCGCATTGACCAGGGTGCCGCTGTGGTTGCCGGCGCCCGGATGGACCACCAGGCCGACCGGCTTGTTGATCACCAGCAGGTGCTCGTCCTCGAACAGCACGTCCAGCGGGATGTCTTCCGGCTGGGCGTCGGTCTGGGTATCCAGCACCACGTTCAGGGTGACGGCCTCGCCACCGCGCAGCGGGTCGCGCGGCCGGGCCTGGGCACCATCCAGCAGCACATTGCCGGATTTGATCCATTCGGTCAGGCGCGACCGCGAGTATTCGGGGAACAGCTCGGCCACGACCGCGTCGAAACGACGGCCGGCGGAGGTGTCGGGGACGATGGCCTGGCGGGCCGATTCGGAGGGTTGTTCAGACATGGCAGGGGGGTATCTTCAAATTTTTGGGGTCCGGCCGACCGGTTTCAGTCGCTGGACAGGACACTAGGCTATCATCGACCCTTCGTATTCCAGACGCGTCCCGCCTTGACCCCATGATCCGACGCTCCTCCATGCTCTCCGCGCCCGTCCGCCTCACCGCCCTGCTGCTGGTGCTGGTCATCGCCGCCACCGGTTGCCATCGCGGCGCCAAGAAGGGTGATCGCCCCGATGAAGGAACGCCGGTCGAACAACTGTACGACAAGAGCCACAAGCTCATGCAGGGTGGCAACTGGAGCGGCGCCGAAGCCAGCTTCCGCCGCCTGGTGGCCCAGTACCCGTACGGCCCGTACACCGAACAGGCGATGATCGAAACCGCCTACGCGCAGTACAAGGCCGGCAAGCACGATGACGCGGTGTCCAGCATCGACCGCTTCATCCGTACCTACCCGACCCACCGCAACATCGCCTATCTGTACTACCTGCGCGGCCTGGCCAACTCCAACCGCAATACGGTTTTCCTGCGTCGCGTATGGTCACTGGACCCGAGCCGTCGCGATCTGTCCACCCCGCACCAGGCCTATTCGGACTTCAACATCGTTGT
Above is a genomic segment from Stenotrophomonas sp. ESTM1D_MKCIP4_1 containing:
- the pgeF gene encoding peptidoglycan editing factor PgeF, giving the protein MDAALPLLQADWPAPPGVHALTTRRHGAGISPAPFAQFNLGNRHAADGDTPANVEHNRQLLQQGLALPSAPHWLRQVHGTTVLRFDAAPVAGASEPVADAAVTSVRGVVLAILTADCLPVVFAAADGSEIGAAHAGWRGLADGMLEHTVAAMNTPPAQLRAWLGPAAGPQDYEIGEEVYHAFVGHDPGAAAAFIATREGHWKVDLFALARQRLQAAGLDAGNIHGGTVSTMADPDLYSHRRDRRTGRMATLVWMA
- the rluD gene encoding 23S rRNA pseudouridine(1911/1915/1917) synthase RluD: MSEQPSESARQAIVPDTSAGRRFDAVVAELFPEYSRSRLTEWIKSGNVLLDGAQARPRDPLRGGEAVTLNVVLDTQTDAQPEDIPLDVLFEDEHLLVINKPVGLVVHPGAGNHSGTLVNALLYRDPSVAVLPRAGIVHRLDKDTSGVMVVARTLEAQTALVEQLAARDVHRQYLAIVMGAMVAGGTADAPIDRHPRDRLKMGVREDGKEAITHYRLRERFRAHTALECRLETGRTHQIRVHMAHIRHPIIGDPLYGGALKLPKGASDELVAALRGFKRQALHAETLEFVHPITGEQVRNTAPVPADMLQLMKVLREDSAAFAERERDRW
- a CDS encoding outer membrane protein assembly factor BamD codes for the protein MIRRSSMLSAPVRLTALLLVLVIAATGCHRGAKKGDRPDEGTPVEQLYDKSHKLMQGGNWSGAEASFRRLVAQYPYGPYTEQAMIETAYAQYKAGKHDDAVSSIDRFIRTYPTHRNIAYLYYLRGLANSNRNTVFLRRVWSLDPSRRDLSTPHQAYSDFNIVVDRYPNSRYAADARQRMIELRDVFAQHELDNALYYLRREAYVSAAGRANFLLETYPQSAFQYDAVAVLGEAYTHLGNKTLADDARRVLTLNQPQHPWLEGKWPKYPWMIRKLNPFAGEKSASTGQRNARLEKK
- a CDS encoding thiol-disulfide oxidoreductase DCC family protein, which translates into the protein MAGAASDPHPSAVIVFDGVCALCSRWVRFLLRFDRQGRYRFAAMQGAQGSALLRANGLDPHDPLSFLLVDAQGAWSDTDAILRVLTGLGGVWRVAGLLRVLPRRVRDVAYRALARNRYRWFGRHDACYLPTPEQAARFLD